From a single Nicotiana tabacum cultivar K326 chromosome 8, ASM71507v2, whole genome shotgun sequence genomic region:
- the LOC107778010 gene encoding 3',5'-bisphosphate nucleotidase AHL-like: protein MDHNEKYSEELNVAVRVVHMACALCQKVQKSLLSTTFDDDVKSKDDDSLVTVADWSVQATVSWILSDAFGSENVSIVAEEDVQTLSKSDSAGLLGKVISTVNECLAEASKYGLKNPEEALGPLEVLEAISRCNSSGGPLGRHWVLDPVDGTLGFVRGGQYAVALALIDNGEVVMGVLGCPNYHVKRDRLSNQKQNHIASDISMHSSDVLEVGCVMYTRKGTGEAWVQPLVYGDRKFEWPNFAKQIHVSSIDDAALATFCEPVERANSNHSYTAGLACSVGLRNKPLRVYSMVKYAAIAQGDAEIFMKFARAGYKEKIWDHAAGVLLVQEAGGVVTDAGGRSLDFSRGIYLEGLDRGIVVCSGVKLHEKLIGAVYASWDSSNL from the exons ATGGATCATAATGAGAAATACTCAGAGGAGTTAAATGTGGCCGTCAGGGTTGTGCATATGGCTTGTGCTCTCTGTCAAAAGGTGCAAAAGAGTTTGCTCTCTACCACTTTTGATGATGATGTTAAGTCCAAGGATGACGATTCTCTTGTTACTGTTGCAG ATTGGAGTGTGCAAGCAACTGTAAGCTGGATCCTTTCAGATGCTTTTGGCAGCGAAAATGTCTCCATAGTCGCTGAAGAAGATGTGCAAACTCTCTCCAAGTCTGACTCAGCAGGTCTGTTGGGTAAAGTTATTAGCACTGTTAACGAATGCTTAGCAGAAGCTTCCAAATATGGTCTAAAAAATCCTGAGGAAGCCCTGGGGCCTTTAGAAGTTCTTGAGGCTATTAGTCGCTGCAATTCAAGTGGCGGTCCTCTCGGTAGGCATTGGGTTCTTGACCCGGTTGATGGAACATTGGGGTTTGTGCGTGGAGGTCAATATGCTGTGGCACTAGCATTAATTGATAATGGAGAAGTTGTGATGGGAGTGCTAGGTTGTCCTAATTACCATGTAAAGAGGGACCGGCTTAGTAACCAGAAGCAAAATCATATTGCATCAGATATTTCAATGCACTCATCTGATGTTTTGGAAGTAGGATGTGTGATGTACACAAGGAAAGGTACTGGTGAGGCTTGGGTGCAGCCACTTGTTTATGGGGATAGGAAATTTGAGTGGCCAAATTTTGCAAAACAAATTCACGTCTCTTCAATTGATGATGCCGCATTGGCAACTTTTTGTGAGCCAGTCGAGAGAGCCAATTCAAATCACAGCTACACTGCTGGACTTGCTTGCTCTGTTGGGCTTAG AAATAAGCCCCTCCGTGTTTATAGCATGGTAAAATATGCGGCCATAGCACAGGGAGATGCTGAAATTTTCATGAAATTTGCAAGAGCTGGTTACAAAGAGAAGATTTGGGACCACGCAGCTGGTGTTCTCCTTGTACAAGAGGCTGGCGGTGTTGTAACCGATGCAGGAGGGCGCTCACTTGATTTTTCTAGAGGGATATACTTGGAAGGTCTTGATAGGGGAATAGTTGTTTGCTCCGGCGTTAAGCTGCATGAGAAACTAATTGGAGCTGTTTATGCCAGCTGGGATTCCTCTAATCTATGA